A genomic region of Zea mays cultivar B73 chromosome 6, Zm-B73-REFERENCE-NAM-5.0, whole genome shotgun sequence contains the following coding sequences:
- the LOC100272818 gene encoding Aspartyl protease family protein At5g10770 precursor: protein MPLVLLVLLLLLSCSSPVALLAAAHEHDEYTLVAKSSLKPKATCTGYRVSPPQNITWVPLNAPHGPCSPLPGSAAPSLAALLLHDQLRVDGIERRLSDNPHDSKLVPAGGEDFQTNGNLLQVNYGNSGQPMSSEAQQSGVVNASAAGGGSRSKLPGVIQTVVLDSASDVPWVQCVPCPIPPCHPQVDSFYDPSRSPSSAPFSCSSPTCTALGPYANGCANNQCQYLVRYPDGSSTSGAYIADLLTLDAGNAVSGFKFGCSHAEQGSFDARAAGIMALGGGPESLLSQTASRYGNAFSYCIPATASDSGFFTLGVPRRASSRYVVTPMVRFRQAATFYGVLLRTITVGGQRLGVAPAVFAAGSVLDSRTAITRLPPTAYQALRSAFRSSMTMYRSAPPKGYLDTCYDFTGVVNIRLPKISLVFDRNAVLPLDPSGILFNDCLAFTSNADDRMPGVLGSVQQQTIEVLYDVGGGAVGFRQGAC from the exons ATGCCGCTTGTTCTGCTAGTGCTGCTGCTGCTCTTGTCCTGTTCTTCTCCAGTTGCCCTGCTAGCAGCAGCGCATGAACATGACGAGTACACACTCGTGGCGAAGAGCTCGCTGAAACCCAAAGCTACGTGCACCGGATACAGGG TGTCTCCACCCCAGAACATCACGTGGGTTCCATTGAACGCCCCTCACGGGCCGTGCTCGCCATTGCCGGGCTCGGCGGCGCCGTCCTTGGCCGCGCTGCTCCTCCACGACCAGCTCCGCGTCGACGGCATCGAGAGGAGGCTCTCTGACAATCCCCATGATAGTAAGTTGGTTCCGGCTGGCGGAGAGGATTTCCAAACGAACGGCAATTTACTTCAAGTCAACTACGGCAATTCAGGACAGCCTATG AGCTCCGAGGCCCAGCAGAGCGGCGTGGTTAATGCGTCGGCTGCCGGCGGCGGAAGCAGATCCAAGCTGCCCGGAGTGATCCAGACGGTGGTTCTGGACTCGGCGAGCGACGTGCCGTGGGTGCAGTGCGTGCCGTGCCCCATCCCGCCGTGCCACCCCCAGGTGGACAGCTTCTACGACCCGAGCAGGTCTCCCAGCTCTGCCCCCTTCTCGTGCAGCTCCCCGACCTGCACGGCTCTCGGCCCCTACGCCAATGGCTGCGCCAACAACCAGTGCCAGTACCTGGTCCGCTACCCCGACGGGTCGTCCACGTCGGGGGCCTACATCGCCGACCTGCTCACCTTGGACGCCGGCAACGCCGTGTCGGGCTTCAAGTTCGGGTGCAGCCACGCCGAGCAGGGCAGCTTCGACGCCCGGGCAGCCGGCATCATGGCGCTCGGCGGCGGGCCTGAGTCGCTGCTGTCCCAGACCGCGTCCCGCTACGGGAACGCCTTCTCCTACTGCATCCCGGCCACGGCTAGTGACTCCGGCTTCTTCACCCTCGGCGTGCCCAGGCGAGCCTCCTCCAGGTACGTCGTCACGCCCATGGTCAGGTTCAGGCAGGCGGCCACGTTCTACGGCGTGCTCCTCCGCACCATCACCGTCGGCGGCCAGCGGCTCGGCGTGGCCCCCGCGGTGTTCGCCGCGGGCTCGGTACTAGACTCCCGCACGGCCATCACGCGCCTGCCGCCGACGGCGTACCAGGCCCTGCGCTCCGCGTTCAGGAGCAGCATGACCATGTACCGCTCCGCCCCACCCAAGGGGTATCTGGACACGTGCTACGACTTCACTGGCGTCGTCAACATCAGGCTGCCCAAGATCTCCCTGGTGTTCGACCGGAACGCCGTGCTGCCGCTCGACCCGTCGGGCATCCTCTTCAACGACTGCCTCGCCTTCACCTCGAATGCCGACGATCGCATGCCGGGCGTCCTAGGCAGCGTGCAGCAGCAGACCATCGAGGTGCTATACGACGTCGGCGGCGGCGCCGTGGGATTCCGCCAAGGCGCGTGctaa